A window of Humulus lupulus unplaced genomic scaffold, drHumLupu1.1 SCAFFOLD_61, whole genome shotgun sequence genomic DNA:
tgaagaGGCCTCCAAGATGAAAGTAGACGACGGACAACGCCTGGTGGCATTACAGTCcggaatccgggccgggtccccactttgggatgacatgcagcgtagcaaggcggctaccctagaagagttcatcaggagggcccaaggattcatcaactgggaggaagctcagatccaggctttcgggTGGCCTCCGGCCCCGCAGCCCATCCCCCAGTCGTTCCCGGGTTACGGGGGGCAGTTCCCAGCGCAGCCCTTCGCGCCCCCCGTTGTCCCTGGATCGGCCGTCGCGCCTGGGGTTAGCTATACCCCTACGGTTTACGGCCCTGCCACTTCGGGGTACGCCCCGGCTtaatccacccacttctccggttatggcgtcgcgccggcAGGACACAGCATGGCCCCTGTCGAGGCCCCGCAGTCGCAAACATGGGTgaccgaggcaagcgtgaatcccgtCCGGGCGAAGCGATCGGGCAAAGGCCAGAGCCAGCCCGAGCCGGTCAagaaggggaagaggggctaagagccccaatattcagaatacaccaacttagtggacaccagggagaacatctatcTGGCGACAGAAAGGGCGGTCCACTAcaggaagcctagccccatgtttaaaggggtaaggaatccgagagacaccaggaaaaggtgcgcctatcacaaggatgtgggccacaccaccgatgaatgccggcagctcaaggatgagattgaaaacctcatcaagctagggcacctccaccagtgggtaaggatgcTCGTGGGAGTCCCAGGCATGTCAGCAAGCCCCGGGTAACCCGCGACCCCATGAACGACTAAggcatacccccccccccccccccaagggaGGGTATGCACAAGGACCCCCGGCGccggcccctcagggggcccccgccGCGCAAGTTCCCGGCCCCGGAATGTCTTACCCCTCCGGGGCAGCCCCTCCCCGAGTTGACGGGTTTGTggcaaccatctcgggcggacctcacctgggagggccatcaaggaatgaccaaaagcgctatctgagcgagctggaccacgaccaggaagtttgcgcccttgtccaggctccggctcagcgccctaaattgataaacctccccatcaccttcacggaggacgacgcccggaACGTCCActtcccgcaccacgacccgctggtcatagatgctcaaatcgccaacaagttggtgtcccgcgtgttggtggacggCGGAAGTTCCGTCAATctgttgttcaagcccgccttcaccgccattggcttgacgGAAGCGGATCTGGCATCCTGCCCGACTCaaatttacggcttcaacggggatgcgcttctccccatgggaaagatccagctgccggtTACGCTGGGGGCGAATTGCAGCACtcattcaagttctgcacctttgtagtggtggactgccccaccgcttataACGTCATTTTTGGCTGGCCCgcactggtcgagttcggggccatcacctccatccgccatctttgcatgaagttcccatgcgacaacaGAGGGGTAGGAACCGTCCGGGGGGACCAAAAGAGCGCCAGGAAGTGCTACCATGTCTCTACCCGGCCCATATACATGGTCCGCGAGGAGCCCGTCGAACCAGTTCTCCTTCCGCCTGCTGAGAGGATGGTCCGGGAAGAGGACGACctggacccgcggataggggacgatcgcgtcctggagccaatggatgaaatagaagaggtgtgcattagCGAAACCGATCCGACCCGGATCATCCAAGTCGGAAAGAGCCTACCGgcagacattcgggccgccatcatcgcccaagtcaagggaaaccaggaccttctggcctggtcccactccgaCATGACTGGGATAGACCGCAATATCATTTGCCACGCgttgagtattgacccaaacgcgactcCGATCTgccagaaacgcaggcctttggggacagagagggccgaggcccttaaactggaggttgagaagctgtcttctaTCAACTTCATTCACGAAtctgtgtaccccgtgtggctggccaatcccgtcctggtgccgaaaccgaacgagacttggagaacgtgcattgacttcacggacctcaacaaagcctgtctgaaggactgtttcccgcttccctggatcgaccaaatggtggattcCACATCCggatacgagatcttgagcttcatggacgcttactccagctacaatcagatctctatgcacgtggctgatcaggaacacaccagtttccaaatcGACAAGGGAatctattgctacatagtcatgcctttcggactcaagaatgccggagcaatgTACCAAAGACTCGTCAGTCGGATGTTTCAGGCCCAGTTAGgacgaaacatggaggtatacatcgatgatatgctggtcaagtctaaaACATCCCAGAACCATTTGGACgacttggcggaggctttcgcggttatccggaagtacgggatgaagctgaatcctaagaagtgcactttcggcgtggctTTGTCCTCACTTTCATGCTtcctatggctgcttcctggaatgacgactagccctgcaaaccaacacgagtctttccaacgtgctttgtcctcactttcacgcttcctaggaaaagttcccaagaggtcacccatcatgagactactccaggtcaagcacacttaactttggcgTTATCAAGTTATGGGCTCGAACCCTACCCAATTGGGTAgcaggatcgatcccaagcccttagagttaagttcccatgactaaaatcCAAATCTGGTCAAAGATgcacaggcgggtcgcgacttgcctccCTGACAAAGAGCCTCTGCCTGGGCTTCAaggtgcgggccgcgacttggccccccTTGAGTCGTGGCACGCCCCCCAGGCAGACACCTCCTGACTCTGGCTTCACATaggtcgcgacttgctagaataaggtcgcgacttgaccacgaacccagccattttctttgtttttttccacttaaaatcctccaaaaatctatccaaacatatccaaatcccaaaatcaaagttcccaaacatcctaatttcccaaaaccatcaaaacccaagtctcaaaccatccaaaaactcaacagaacataaaatccaatcaaagcttaaaaacttgaaaacttaaaacttggattacctttgaatatgtcgtttcccaactaaatcctccagctaataagcttctaatcttccctagaattgctatgcctcgatccttgcttgaatccgagtcctaaaactcgagtttccttcaaaaatgcgaacgagtgtcgaaaagggaacgagagagagaatgttttgaacgttcttttataattctaacaggttacttcgagcttaagtaacctcaagcaaatcctaatgctcgaggtcccaaaactctccggggtaaaatagtcaaaattcccagaattccctctcgatctcactaactcccaatctatcatcaaataatcattcccattacccaatatctcagtaaggtgctaaataccccttgactcacttcaagtcaagtatgggtcccgttgtgactttcccactagcttgcttcctaggattttctcgtgccgagtaacccaaacatactcacataataatgtggtctcacacagacatatatcacatatattcaatataTTCCCAAAACGggtcaaattatgaaaattgcccaattaaatagaaatgggcccacatgcatatttaatacacctaaacatgcatatcaagtcatattataatataactcacataatcacataatgatgcacataaatatcacataatcacataattccataatttgccatcctgaccctctaatcaaggcccctaagccttattaggaaatttgggacgttacaacttttctctctctcacgtttTTCTCTTCCCTTCTTGGTGCTTTGGGGGATTTTGAGAGCTCTTGAGGAATTGGCCAAGAAATCCAAGGATTGAAGCTAGGATTTACTTAAGGATTAGCCCAGGGCCCGAAATTGTGATCAAGGTAAGGATTTGTTCTTAAATTCTTGGTAGTTTCAGCTGTGATTTAGAGGTTTTATTTAGGTTTAAACCTTAGGTCTAATTTTGAGTTTTAGTGAGGTTATGGGATAGTTTTTGGGATATTAACATTGTTGACGTTGCTTTGATATGAACTCTAGACTGAATTCTAGGTTAAGTATTGAATTGGTTGGATTTAGCTTGAGAAAAAGCAGGGGGATTTTTGGTTTCTAGAGCTCGagttgcgaccctgttcttcaggtaaTGCGACCTGCATGAACCCAGGAGGCTTAGGGAGCCTCTGAGATCGGCCAGGCGCCACGACTCAAATAAGAcgcgctgcggcccgtgtcccctagaagagagccttggggcactctgacttgtagcgcgccgcggccctagggtgCTAGACCGCGACTCAAATGAGGGGAAATGACTAAAACatggtttttagctcgggaactcaaatttaagggctcgAGGAAGATTCTActatccggtttagtagaattcgaggtcccagatgttagaatattattccaaagttcttaattggtttagagcttgatggatgttTATTAATTGCGTTGTGCCTAGGTTTTACCaccaaggctcgggtttaggggatcgtactCAGGATCACACTAGatagtcagctcgggacacaggttaGAAAACTGTTTGTgaccgtagagcagggcatggcctgaATATCTGTGTTTAATGCTATGTGTGAGTGTTCATGATTGTTATgctatgtttgtgtgattataaCTGATCGGCGAAGGCCAAAATTGGCGACAAGAATGTTGAATGCACGTCGAATGgcaataagcatgctgaatgcaggtcgCCATGCCATGGCCAtatagggtgttgtactcacccgttcgGTGAAGACCATGAACCCGGTGCCTGGTAATGCATTTGGGTCGGCATAGGCTGTTACGTGAATAGTCTGTTATCTgtttaaagttatgcatttactgaaattaattattatatgctatatgtgtgagttttcttgctgagtcttggctcatgggtgttctATGGTGCAGAAGGGCAAGGGAAAAGCCGACTAAGCATGAGTTGGGGGAcatggagcggcgcgtacatattTGGCCTACCAGGCTACCACAACtagggttgttttgagggacacgtcgtaaacatttgattttgtcgcctaggacAACTGTACCCTGACTTTTAGAatgtaaatatatttcaaaatattatttcgtgatcccaatgtaacactttttagttttaatggatgtccaaatattttatacttaattttcattaaatgagtcattCTTCTTATTTAACCATACTTTTTAGTCTATGGTAATACGTATTAAAATCACATGTTAATGACTACGTTAATAGAGCATTGCACAAAGTATGCTAGTATAGTATAGAGTGGTGTTAGTACGATGTGTATGCTCTAAATAAAAACTTTGGGAAGTTGAAGCGAGAGAGGTAGAGCAAGTTTAAGTCCAAAATTAGTACTGGAGTGTGGTATCAGCATAAAAAGGGTCAGGTCTTCGGGTCGGACCTACCATGGCGCTCTCACAACCCCCGAAATGGACGACCGTTACATCAGCCCTGCCGCCATGGCTGCGAGCTCGGAGCTTCAGATCAGAAGCGGCATTGGAGGCCATAGCCAAAACTTCCCAAGACAAGGTCCCTAGTTTAGTCCTCTACAACTATCCCTCCTTTTCTGGCGCTTTCTCGGCTCTCTTCGCCCACCTCTTTCACTCCCGTCTCAACCTCCCTTGTCTCGTATTGCCTTTTTCTTCGGTCGAACCTCTCAGGTGTTttatcactctctctctctctctctctcacacacacacacacactaacCAACCAGAAGTCTTTCATTTTGTTTTTCGCAGGGTTGAGGATTTATGCACTGAAGGCCTTAAGAGATTGTATCTTCTCGACTTTTTCGGTCCCAAAGGATTTTCCAAAGAGCTTTCTCGGCGAGCTTCGTTCAAGTAAAGTTATCTCCACTATATAAACATGTATATTGTTAacaattcttgatatttttattttcaagtgGTTTGAGACTGTTCAGaatttttcttatttattatGTAATGTGTATTGTATAATTTTTGGTGTGATTAGAGTGATTGGATTCGATCATCGAAAATCAGTTCTTCCTTTTGTACCTTCTGAGGAAGATTGTCCCACAAATCTCACATTTCATCTGAATGTTGAGAAGAGCAGCTCTATTGCTGTGTATGAATTCTTCTCTGCTAAACGTGCTGAGACCAAACATTCTGATGTAAGTTGAATTTGAGTTATTTTTGGCCTTGTGTTTTAAATTCAGTTGCACATAAGTTGTTTGCTTGTTGGTTCAATAAGGAAGATGGGTTTTTGAGTTTTACTATTgcattttgaaaattttagggaATGATTGCAACATTATTAGAATCAAAGGACCAAGGTCGTGTAGAAATGACACTCAAGCACATTGAAGATACTGATTTACGTAGATGGAGCTTAGCAGATTCGAAGGCGTTCAATATTGGACTTGACAAATGGCGGTCAAAGTTGAATTGCTTAACCAATCCATACATGTATGAACAGGTTTGTTAGTATTAAATATTCTTTTCTTAAGAAAATTTGTAAGGTTTTCAGAATAAATTGGATAGACTAAATAGTCATTATTGTTTTAACCCTGTTAATTTTGCATCACATTATGTTGATTGTTTCTTAAATGCTCTTCCGGTTTCTGTCTTATGTGCAACAACTTAAGATAACCCAATAGAAAATCTTTGGCGTCTTTGCTATGCCTATAATCTACGAGTCGAAAGTAGCATAAATGATTTTTGCTTTAGTTTTAGTATATAAGATTAGATTTTGCTAGAAATAATTGATAACTAAAAATTCATGTAACTCAACTTGTTTGTAATTTAGATGATGAATTATCCATTGTAATCTCTATATTTAGTCAATAAATATTATTGTTTGTTTCTTGTTGAAGAAAAGGAAAGCTATTGGTGTGGGATTATTGTGCTCTGAGTATGGTGTCTAGTGTCGCAATTTCTTTGACTGAGTTCTGATTATATTGTTGCAGTTGATGGAGATTAATTCTGCTGAATTGATTGCTATGGGAAATTCTTATATTTCTACTCGTGAAAGAGCGGCAGAGAAGTTGCTTGATAAAGTTTTCAAAGTTATGTTGGGCAGAGGATTTTATGGGGAATGCCTGGTATTGATTCACTACTCCCTTGCAACTCttacattacaaaaaaaaaaaaaaaaaacaaaacaaaacaaatgtagtactttatttattttctgtgTGAACTTTTATTGGTAAATTCTTCTTTTctatttttgtgtgtgtgtggCATGGAGTAATTTTATGATACAGCTACAACTACAACTACGTAGATCCCCATTTCTCTCAACTTTATATTAAATTGATCATTGGATATCAGATATCTCTTAAGATCTAATTATGATATTGGATATTGTAGGGAGTTCGAGCAGATACAAATTCCGATTTAGTTGATGAAATTGGCAAGAAACTTAGTGTAACAAGTGCTGCTGCAGGTCTCAGGTAATTTAATTGCAGATTTTTTCTTTAGGCATATTTCTACCCTGCGGgagattattttttttcaaatttcctATCCCAATTAGAAACTAGTGATACTAATTTTATGGGCATTATATTTGCACCCCAAAATTTGACTAAGACACACCCCATGTTTATTAAAaattaacatataatatatatattttaattacttatgctcacattttttttaatttttttttttcatattctaaaaaatacacataaataatatatattttaaatattttaattaaaaaattaaaacaaaaaaaaaataaaaaattgataaagtaagattttttttttctaaaattttatacattatttcaaaaaaaaaattatgaaaacaaaataaaataaaattattgaaattaacaaaaaaaaattaaaggatgccaaaaaaattattgagaaaaagtggtaaaataattttaaaaattaatattttttagttGATGGGGATGCCTATATATATTCTTGAGGTGCAAATATAATgcctaaatttatagtaaaaatgaACGACTATACAATTTACGATAGGAAGTTAAATTTTTAAAGAACGATCAACAATTAAAAGACAAAACACTTCAACTAAGAATTTGATGataagattacaaataaagtttGTTCCAACATCCCTAATGCTTTTTGGCACATAATAGGGATATAGTCatacttccctacattaaagAATTTAATGACAGTAAACTTCCTACCAAAGCTAGACCCATCCAAATCAGTCAAGAAAGAATataattttgtaaaaataaaaccTTGAATTGATTAAGAAATGGATCATTAGGAAAATTAAATCCCCTTATGTTAAAAAAATTGTAGAAATAGAAAGAGGCATACCTAGATTGGTAATTGTTATAAATCATTAAATAATGTTCTGGACTGAATTAGGCATCCAATACCCCAATAAAAACAACCTAATTAATAGGCTCAGTAAAGCATTAGTATTTTCAAATTTTGATAAGAGTGTGCAGACCAAAGAGTAAAGCAGGGTTTGGGATTGGAAATTTGAACGTTAGAAACAGAGCACTTTGTATGAAGTGGATTTGGAGATTTCCGGCCAAAAGGAGTCGATTGTGGTACAAggagtttaaaaaaaaaagtacggGCTTAGCAAAAATAAACGGGACTCTAAATTGGGGGTAAGGTTATCATCTAGATGTCCTTGGAAAGATATTGCTTCCCTTCATGCAGAATATCAACAGCTAGTTTGATATAAGGTGGGTGATGGAAGATTTATTAGATTTTGGGAGGATGCATAACTTGGAATGGGGTCTTTGAAAGATGCTTTTCCTAATTTAGCAAAACTATCTTTAACAAATGGTTGTATCATATAATTCTTAGAAGCTGGAGGAACTGAGGGAGGTGTCAATCCAGTTTGGAATTTTCATTTTATACAAAATCTAGTGATAGAGAAGTTCCTGAGTTCATAGAGCTACTAAGCAGATTGGAGGACTGGCAATCATTTATTTCTGCATTACAAGTTCTTTATGAAGTTATAGTTGAATTTGTTAAGAGAATTCAAACTGCAATGGTGCATGCCACAACGCTGTGCAGATTAACTGACTTTTGAATAACGGGTGGTAAAGCTAGACAACTTTTGTGGAAGGTGGCAGTAATGGCCGCATGGTGGGCTATATGGCTTGAAAGAAATAAAAGAACATTTGAAGAAGATGAGGATAATAGGAAGAATTAATGTGACAAAATTAGACTTTAGGTAGGCCTGATTAGATGATGTAAAATAatttaaagaaattttatttaCTGATTTAGTTAGGGAGTGAGTATTTTCTGCAATCTTTCTTGTTTGATGATGTGGATGTTTCTCACTCACTCTACTCTTGTATTATTCTCATTAATACAAGTTGATGTTTTTTCCAAAATATATCTTTTTTCAACGTTTGATATGAAATCTTGATTTTCATAAATCCAAATTAGTGAAGAAGACACGTTTTGTTATTCATTTGGTCATTATGAATGGAATGTTATGCCATTCAAACTCAAAAATATCCCTAGTGAATTCCAAAATAATATTAAtgacatacacatatatatatatatatatatatcctatacAGTCAATTTTCCATAACTTACATTGTTGATGTACTAATGCTACTATGTTCGGTAAGAAGGAAAGAGTGTTTGAAGGATGGATAGTGGATTGGATGGAGAGGATAATAAATTTCTTCTATGTTGTTTGGTGCTGAGAGGAGAGGGATAAGGAGGGATTTATAATTTAAACAGTTTGTTGCCCTCGTGTCTATTTTTTTGTGTACgtgtgtaaaatttgacagtgtAAACCTattttcggcttcgtaaactattcataattttttgaaaatttgtgggatgttctaaataattacaatgtatattgtcatataaaaaaatttgggattatattCATCCAGGTGCCAAAAATGTACCGGTGTTGTAAAAAAAGTTGATGTGTTGTAGTCGCtccttatatatataatttttattgaaGAATATATATGTAATTTTCTTTACAAATTTTTGGAGGGATTCATTTTGGAGAAATAGGAGGTAGACCTCATCCCTCCATCTATCCTCTCCCTCTCACTTTTTGTCTTGCCAAACAAATGATTTTGGCTCTCCACTCACCCTTCTTCCTCCTACCCTCCCCATCCTCCCAAAATTCCCTCCTACCAAACATAGTGTTAGAGTCAATTGAACAACATTGGAAACACTTGGACATATTCCTCTAGGTAGTAAAAATCAATGGATTGGTTGTTTCAACCTCCAAAATCAAGCTATTCCAATCTAATATTTGGTTCTAGGATTTAACATGCATAAGATACTATTTAATTGTAAGCAATTTCTGCTGTTTTCAGGTTCATGTTTTCTCTATTTGAGATTAACATGTTTCTATTTCTTTGTATTATATCTCATTGATTAAATACAAAGCATTAGCCGTATTCATCAAGTCATTCACTTTGGTAACAAATTTCCTGATGGAATAAAAAAGATGCTGTTACAAAGATTTTTAGGATCCCTGAATTATATAGctaattttaatgaaaacttaAGAGAAAAGTGTAAACTATTGTTTGATAATTTACAGAGTAATCCTTCTCCCTGATCACCAATTCATACCTCCAGCAAAACTGTTCCATGTCTAGGCATTCCCTTAATAAATTCATTCAAATTGTTCAAACTAATGATTCTGAAATTAGACAAGGAGATATCTTACTTCAAAAACTCAGCCCAGATTAGCCTGAATAGTTTGTTCAATTCCATTATGGTATTTGGACCCATGAAGAAAgtaattttttattgtttaaaaataaactTTATCTATAGTATTATGCATTTCATAATTCTAAGACaatatattaaacaaaaaatatattttagtcaTAGTTCACTGTAAAAGTGCAAAATATGTTTTAGAAAAAGATGTTCAAAACGGTATCCAAAAAATTTGTTGCACAATGACAAATGTTTGAATTGAATATATTAAAGGCAGTCAAAATAACATCCCTGATTTTCCAACCTGTGAGTTTTTGTAAATTAACTAAAGGGTTTTACCTGGTCAACAACCAAGTCAAAAACTAAGAATCTTGCAACATTAGTGTCAGCATAAAGCAGTCAAGATGCACATGATGATATTCCAGAAATCAGTCAAATATACTATCAAATCATAAACA
This region includes:
- the LOC133812312 gene encoding uncharacterized protein LOC133812312, whose protein sequence is MALSQPPKWTTVTSALPPWLRARSFRSEAALEAIAKTSQDKVPSLVLYNYPSFSGAFSALFAHLFHSRLNLPCLVLPFSSVEPLRVEDLCTEGLKRLYLLDFFGPKGFSKELSRRASFKVIGFDHRKSVLPFVPSEEDCPTNLTFHLNVEKSSSIAVYEFFSAKRAETKHSDGMIATLLESKDQGRVEMTLKHIEDTDLRRWSLADSKAFNIGLDKWRSKLNCLTNPYMYEQLMEINSAELIAMGNSYISTRERAAEKLLDKVFKVMLGRGFYGECLGVRADTNSDLVDEIGKKLSVTSAAAGLRPIGAVVHMQGNNLKICLRSIDSGVDTSEVAKHMVEGALQDQAPLS